The following are encoded in a window of uncultured Pseudomonas sp. genomic DNA:
- a CDS encoding 3-hydroxyacyl-CoA dehydrogenase NAD-binding domain-containing protein, which translates to MTDAIRYEKGQDNIVVLTIDMPGQSANTMNAVYREAMGATVARLEAEKDAIAGVIVTSAKKTFFAGGDLGELIKVTKADAQSFYNMILNIKGQLRRLETLGKPVVAAINGAALGGGWEIALACHHRIALDSSSVQLGLPEVTLGLLPGGGGVVRMVRLLGLEKALPYLAEGKKVRPGAALKAGLIHALASDKDDLLAKARAWIMANPSAVQPWDVKGYKIPGGTPSSPNVAQMLAIAPSVLRDKTKGCFPAPEKIMCAAVEGAQVDFDTAQIIEARYFTELTTGQVAKNMIGTFWFQLNEINAGGSRPQGFEPYVTKKVGVLGAGMMGAGIAYVSAVAGIDVVLKDISIESAEKGKDYSAKLLEKKVGRGQMSAEKRDSILARIKPTISDADFQGCDLIIEAVFEDRDLKANVTAAAERAALSYAVIASNTSTLPITGLAAAVQKQDKFIGLHFFSPVDKMPLVEIIKGEQTSDETLARGFDYVMQIKKTPIVVNDSRGFFTSRVFGTFTNEGLAMLGEGVSAAMIENEARKAGMPVGPLAISDEVSMSLMNHIRQQTIKDLAAEGKQIPAHPAFAVIDLMLNEYKRPGKAAGAGFYDYPAGGKKHLWPELKRRFEKTDAQISQVDVRDRILFIQAIETVRCVEEGVLKSVADANIGSIFGIGFAAWTGGALQFINQYGVKDFVARAQYLAEQYGERFLPPALLLEKAAKGATF; encoded by the coding sequence ATGACTGACGCCATCCGTTACGAAAAAGGCCAGGACAATATCGTCGTGCTGACCATTGACATGCCTGGCCAGAGCGCCAACACCATGAACGCGGTGTATCGCGAGGCCATGGGCGCGACCGTTGCCCGTTTGGAAGCCGAGAAAGACGCTATTGCCGGGGTGATTGTCACTTCCGCGAAGAAGACCTTCTTCGCCGGCGGCGATCTGGGTGAACTGATTAAGGTCACCAAGGCCGACGCGCAAAGCTTCTACAACATGATCCTCAACATCAAAGGGCAACTGCGCCGCCTGGAAACCCTGGGCAAGCCGGTAGTAGCCGCCATTAATGGCGCGGCCCTTGGCGGTGGCTGGGAAATCGCCCTGGCCTGCCATCACCGCATCGCCCTGGACAGCTCCAGCGTGCAGCTGGGCCTGCCGGAAGTGACCCTGGGTCTGCTGCCGGGTGGCGGTGGCGTGGTGCGTATGGTGCGCCTGCTCGGTCTGGAAAAAGCCCTGCCGTACCTGGCCGAAGGCAAGAAAGTGCGCCCGGGTGCGGCGCTGAAGGCTGGCCTGATTCATGCTCTGGCATCAGATAAGGATGACCTTCTGGCCAAGGCGCGTGCCTGGATTATGGCTAACCCGAGCGCCGTGCAACCGTGGGACGTCAAGGGTTACAAGATTCCCGGCGGTACGCCATCGAGTCCTAATGTGGCGCAGATGCTGGCCATCGCCCCGAGCGTACTGCGTGACAAAACCAAAGGCTGCTTCCCAGCGCCGGAGAAGATCATGTGCGCTGCCGTTGAAGGTGCTCAGGTCGACTTCGACACCGCGCAGATCATCGAGGCGCGTTACTTCACCGAGCTGACCACCGGCCAAGTGGCGAAGAACATGATTGGCACCTTCTGGTTCCAGCTCAATGAAATCAATGCGGGTGGTTCGCGCCCGCAGGGTTTCGAACCCTACGTGACCAAGAAGGTCGGCGTGCTCGGTGCCGGCATGATGGGCGCCGGTATTGCTTACGTGTCGGCTGTGGCGGGTATCGACGTGGTGCTCAAGGACATCAGCATCGAGAGCGCCGAGAAGGGCAAAGATTACTCGGCCAAGCTGCTGGAGAAGAAAGTCGGCCGTGGCCAGATGAGCGCCGAGAAACGCGATAGCATCTTGGCGCGGATCAAACCGACCATCAGCGATGCTGACTTTCAAGGTTGCGACCTGATCATCGAAGCCGTGTTCGAGGATCGCGACCTCAAAGCCAACGTCACCGCCGCAGCGGAGCGTGCGGCGCTGAGCTATGCGGTGATCGCCTCGAACACGTCGACGCTGCCGATCACCGGTCTGGCCGCCGCCGTGCAGAAGCAGGACAAGTTCATCGGCCTGCATTTCTTCAGCCCGGTGGACAAGATGCCGCTGGTGGAAATCATCAAAGGTGAGCAGACCAGCGATGAAACCCTGGCGCGCGGCTTTGACTACGTCATGCAGATCAAAAAGACCCCGATTGTGGTCAACGACAGCCGCGGCTTCTTCACCTCGCGGGTGTTCGGCACCTTCACCAACGAAGGTCTGGCCATGCTGGGCGAAGGCGTATCGGCGGCGATGATCGAGAACGAAGCGCGCAAGGCCGGTATGCCGGTCGGCCCGCTGGCGATCAGCGACGAAGTGTCGATGAGTCTGATGAACCACATTCGCCAGCAAACCATCAAAGACCTGGCTGCCGAAGGCAAGCAGATCCCTGCGCACCCGGCTTTTGCGGTAATCGACCTGATGCTTAACGAGTACAAGCGTCCGGGCAAGGCCGCTGGTGCGGGCTTCTACGATTATCCGGCGGGTGGCAAGAAGCACCTGTGGCCAGAGCTGAAGAGGCGTTTCGAGAAGACCGATGCGCAAATTTCGCAGGTCGATGTGCGCGACCGCATCCTGTTTATTCAGGCCATCGAGACCGTGCGTTGCGTGGAAGAAGGCGTGCTGAAGTCGGTGGCCGACGCCAATATCGGCTCGATCTTCGGCATCGGCTTTGCCGCCTGGACCGGCGGTGCACTGCAGTTTATCAACCAGTACGGGGTTAAGGACTTCGTCGCCCGCGCCCAGTACCTGGCCGAGCAGTATGGCGAACGCTTCCTGCCACCGGCGTTGTTGCTGGAGAAAGCCGCGAAGGGCGCAACCTTCTAA